The following proteins come from a genomic window of Leucoraja erinacea ecotype New England chromosome 1, Leri_hhj_1, whole genome shotgun sequence:
- the LOC129696329 gene encoding uncharacterized protein LOC129696329 → MRVTGRGKSKSKTNTPVDSDESGWEDSPPTADSALGRLSQMERLMEKMLRQDILQQLESCQRGSPWMPTAAPGAGLHNVSLSAEGSIRSQYAAGSEFGGMAEEASSALGVHEALDLPAMVSKFAIPSQTGEPLQEQLAASINYLTSHQLQEQVITETAAKYMAPANCASLNVPAVNNSIWGYIGGGIRAQEIKIQKNLKLLTSGILAFTRSVDDGPLSDEQQDVLALMCNAHFEINCFRKGAIRPALNPKFAGLCKASNIQPPNFLFGENLPKQVKDLDEKAKAVGLIKAPSTSKTSQFRAAAPLCIHQQKTVSCHW, encoded by the coding sequence atgcgcgtcacaGGAAGGGGGAAATCCAAAAGTAAAACAAACACGCCTGTGGACTCAGACGAATCGGGCTGGGAAGACTCGCCTCCTACTGCAGATAGCGCCCTAGGGCGTTTATCCCAAATGGAGCGGTTAATGGAGAAAATGCTCCGACAAGACATACTCCAGCAGTTGGAGTCATGTCAGCGTGGGTCTCCTTGGATGCCCACAGCAGCGCCTGGTGCAGGGCTGCACAATGTCTCCCTCTCTGCGGAGGGGAGCATACGGAGTCAGTACGCGGCTGGCTCTGAATTCGGGGGAATGGCTGAAGAAGCCTCAAGTGCGCTTGGGGTGCATGAAGCTCTGGATCTACCTGCCATGGTCTCCAAATTTGCGATACCTTCGCAAACAGGGGAGCCGTTACAGGAGCAGCTGGCTGCGAGTATTAATTACCTTACCTCTCACCAGCTGCAGGAACAGGTGATCACTGAAACAGCTGCCAAATACATGGCACCTGCAAATTGCGCTTCACTGAATGTTCCAGCTGTCAACAATTCAATTTGGGGATACATTGGAGGGGGCATTAGGGCCCAAGAAATTAAAATTCAGAAGAATCTCAAATTGCTGACTTCGGGTATACTGGCGTTTACCAGGTCTGTAGATGATGGGCCATTATCAGATGAGCAGCAGGATGTGCTAGCACTCATGTGCAATGCTCACTTTGAGATCAATTGTTTCAGGAAAGGTGCCATCCGTCCTGCCCTAAACCCAAAGTTTGCAGGGTTGTGTAAAGCCAGCAACATCCAGCCGCCAAACTTCCTCTTCGGGGAGAACCTACCAAAACAGGTCAAGGACCTTGATGAAAAGGCAAAGGCTGTCGGGCTGATTAAGGCGCCGTCAACCAGCAAGACCTCTCAATTTcgggcggcagcacccctatgcatccaccagcaaaaAACGGTATCCTGCCACTGGTGA